A portion of the Corynebacterium occultum genome contains these proteins:
- a CDS encoding FAD-binding oxidoreductase yields the protein MELQTTEKSLHGWGRTAPSTAQVLSTPDAEQIIAAVKRVADDNSSKPAHLRRGVIARGMGRSYGDPAQNGGGLVIDMPALNKIHSIDPDSAIVDVDAGVTLDQLMKAALPYGLWIPVLPGTRQVTIGGAIGPDIHGKNHHSAGSFGDHVTSMDLLVSDGRVLTLTPEGSADDPKGELFWATVGGMGLTGVILRAKVRMTKTETAYFISDTDRTRNLDETVAFHSDGSEHNYTYSSAWFDVISPEPKLGRSTISRGSLATLAQLEELAPKLAKDPLKFNAPQLMTVPDIFPSWTMNKLSLMAIGEAYYAMGAPARNQVKNLTQFYQPLDLIGEWNRGYGSKGFLQYQFVVPMDAVEAFKEIIRDMQRSGHYSALNVFKLFGEGNRAPLSYPMAGWNVCVDFPIRPGLNKFLDDLDRRVLEFGGRLYLAKESRTSAEMFHKMYPGMADWLKIRNEIDPNGVFASDMSRRLELQ from the coding sequence ATGGAACTGCAGACCACTGAGAAGTCCCTGCACGGCTGGGGCCGTACCGCCCCTTCCACTGCGCAGGTCCTGTCCACCCCTGATGCCGAGCAGATCATCGCGGCCGTCAAGCGCGTCGCCGATGACAACAGCTCCAAGCCGGCGCATCTGCGCCGTGGTGTCATCGCCCGCGGCATGGGCCGCTCCTATGGCGACCCCGCCCAGAACGGTGGCGGCCTGGTCATTGACATGCCGGCACTGAACAAGATCCACTCCATTGACCCGGATTCCGCGATCGTCGATGTTGATGCCGGCGTGACCCTGGATCAGCTGATGAAGGCCGCCCTCCCCTACGGTCTCTGGATCCCGGTGTTGCCGGGCACCCGCCAGGTCACCATCGGTGGCGCTATCGGCCCTGACATTCACGGCAAGAACCACCATTCGGCTGGTTCCTTCGGCGACCATGTCACCAGCATGGATCTGCTGGTCTCAGATGGCCGGGTCCTGACCTTGACCCCGGAGGGCTCCGCCGATGACCCGAAGGGCGAGCTCTTCTGGGCCACCGTCGGCGGCATGGGCTTAACCGGTGTCATCCTGCGGGCGAAGGTCCGCATGACCAAGACCGAGACCGCCTACTTCATCTCGGACACGGACCGCACCAGGAACCTGGATGAGACCGTCGCCTTCCACTCGGATGGTTCGGAGCATAACTACACCTACTCCTCTGCCTGGTTCGATGTGATCTCCCCGGAACCGAAGCTGGGACGTTCCACCATTTCCCGCGGTTCGCTGGCCACCCTGGCGCAGCTGGAGGAGCTGGCACCGAAGCTGGCGAAGGATCCGCTGAAGTTCAACGCCCCGCAGCTGATGACCGTCCCGGATATCTTCCCTTCCTGGACCATGAACAAGCTCTCGTTGATGGCCATCGGCGAGGCCTACTACGCCATGGGTGCCCCGGCCCGTAACCAGGTGAAGAACCTGACGCAGTTCTACCAGCCGCTGGATCTGATCGGCGAGTGGAACCGTGGTTACGGTTCCAAGGGTTTCCTGCAGTACCAGTTCGTGGTGCCGATGGATGCCGTGGAGGCCTTCAAGGAGATCATCCGGGACATGCAGCGTTCCGGCCACTACTCCGCGCTGAACGTCTTCAAGCTCTTCGGTGAGGGCAACCGCGCCCCGCTGTCCTACCCGATGGCCGGTTGGAATGTCTGCGTGGACTTCCCGATCCGTCCGGGTCTGAACAAGTTCCTCGATGATCTGGATCGCCGCGTCCTGGAGTTCGGTGGCCGCCTGTACCTGGCCAAGGAGTCCCGCACCTCGGCGGAGATGTTCCACAAGATGTACCCCGGCATGGCCGACTGGCTGAAGATCCGCAATGAGATCGACCCCAATGGTGTCTTCGCCTCCGATATGTCCCGCCGCCTCGAGCTGCAGTAG
- a CDS encoding arabinosyltransferase domain-containing protein has product MKAEKSDVHSPIVSETAKTKLNVAPQWLKVLAILTGVLGFLSFVALPFLPVNQTQSSLNWPQNDNLGSVNAPLVSYAPEEFSASVPIAAAEALNEGQSMILGTLPQDSTDATSRGLFVRGYEDSMVVTVRDRVVLEVTEEELNDLPEEAVLEVSSTGTETTAEIPGARDEDGDPLRGVVDEDVRPQVTGIYTEIEDSAENFTALSEAGLNVDLEINSRFTSTPSVIKYIAMYAGLILLLVSLWCLHRMDKLDGRSSRRFLPEKWWKPKVLDGLVGAILVYWHMIGANTSDDGFILTMARVSENAGYMANYYRWFGVPESPFGSPFYDMLALLTQVSTASAWMRLPALISGLVIWLVLSREIIPRLGAGISGRKVAYWSAAFMFLAFWLPYNNGTRPEPIIAMGALLTWASFERSIATGRLFPAAVGTIIATLSLGAGPTGLMAVAALLASLSHLIRIVNRRLPQMGAPQGSSRGTVFTAVFAQIAPFLAAGTGILIAVFGDQTWATVMESIRVRSAKGPALNWYEEWVRYETLMQPTVDGSLTRRFAMLIMFFTLIVVLATMLRKGRVPGSAKGPALRLVLIIFGAMFFMMFTPTKWTHHFGVYAGIAGALAALGAVALSYIALRSSRARTLLIGAVLFVMAISLAGINGWWYISSFNVPWWDKTVQLKGIESSTVVLFLALLVLLVGVIQSFVSDVRADRAEARGESAALAAEEQAKRKRWVGVAAAPVAVSTALITIFSLVSLTKGFVDQYPAYSVGLGNFRSLAGDRCSLASDAMMETNTNDSFLRVADGSDFGESLESEDHRGFDPNGIPPTINAEGVSVSSTSAISDSVDSDGGSEEATGQETGTTGGVRATEGVNGSTARLPFALDPAEVPVMGSWRQGAQQPAELSSTWYELPAASENAPLIVVSAAGRIEHHDINGVKQDGQELLLEYGTMGTNGQVSNQGEMEMLDIGPTPSWRNLRLPLENLPEEANVVRIVAADPSLDPDQWLAFTPPRVPELASLNEVVGSEKPGLLDWSVALQFPCQRTFDHFAGVAEIPEYRISPDHAGKVTLTPFQDYAGGGVMGTSEAVNSSYELPSYTRNDWHRDWGSIEIYERRQNSQGEVPADAQIDYEEINRSGFWDPGEMMID; this is encoded by the coding sequence ATGAAGGCTGAAAAATCTGACGTACACTCTCCCATTGTGTCTGAAACCGCCAAAACGAAGCTCAACGTGGCGCCGCAGTGGCTGAAGGTTCTCGCCATCCTCACCGGTGTGCTCGGGTTCCTCTCCTTTGTCGCGCTCCCCTTCTTGCCGGTGAACCAAACCCAGTCCTCATTGAACTGGCCGCAGAATGACAACCTGGGCAGCGTGAACGCCCCCCTGGTGTCCTATGCGCCAGAGGAGTTCAGCGCCAGCGTCCCGATCGCGGCCGCCGAGGCGCTGAACGAGGGTCAGAGCATGATCCTGGGCACCCTGCCCCAGGACAGTACTGACGCCACCAGCCGGGGACTTTTCGTCCGCGGTTATGAGGACAGCATGGTGGTCACCGTGCGTGACCGCGTGGTTCTCGAGGTCACCGAAGAAGAACTCAACGATCTGCCGGAGGAGGCGGTCCTGGAGGTCTCCTCCACCGGCACCGAAACCACCGCCGAGATCCCGGGTGCCCGGGATGAGGACGGTGATCCGCTCCGCGGGGTCGTCGATGAGGATGTCCGCCCCCAGGTCACCGGCATCTACACCGAGATCGAGGACAGTGCGGAGAACTTCACCGCACTGAGCGAAGCCGGCCTGAACGTTGACCTCGAGATCAACTCCCGCTTCACCTCCACTCCCTCGGTGATCAAGTACATCGCGATGTACGCCGGCCTGATCCTGCTGCTGGTCTCCCTCTGGTGTCTGCACCGCATGGACAAGCTGGATGGCCGCAGCAGTCGTCGCTTCCTCCCCGAGAAGTGGTGGAAGCCGAAGGTCCTGGACGGCCTGGTCGGAGCCATCCTGGTCTACTGGCACATGATCGGTGCCAACACCTCCGATGACGGCTTCATCCTCACCATGGCCCGGGTCTCCGAGAACGCTGGCTACATGGCCAACTACTACCGCTGGTTCGGAGTGCCGGAGTCACCCTTCGGCTCCCCCTTCTACGACATGCTGGCCCTGCTCACCCAGGTGTCCACCGCCTCGGCGTGGATGAGACTGCCCGCACTGATCTCGGGTCTGGTCATCTGGCTGGTGCTCTCCCGGGAGATCATCCCCCGACTGGGTGCCGGTATCAGTGGCCGGAAGGTGGCCTACTGGTCCGCCGCCTTCATGTTCCTGGCGTTCTGGCTGCCCTATAACAACGGCACCCGCCCGGAACCGATCATCGCGATGGGTGCGCTACTGACCTGGGCCTCCTTCGAGCGTTCGATCGCCACCGGCAGGCTCTTCCCCGCGGCGGTGGGCACCATCATCGCCACCCTTTCCCTGGGTGCCGGCCCGACCGGATTGATGGCGGTGGCTGCCCTGCTGGCCTCCCTGTCCCACCTGATCCGGATCGTCAACCGTCGACTGCCACAGATGGGTGCCCCTCAGGGTTCCTCCCGGGGCACGGTATTCACCGCCGTCTTCGCCCAGATCGCCCCCTTCCTGGCGGCCGGCACCGGCATCCTCATCGCCGTCTTCGGCGACCAGACCTGGGCCACCGTCATGGAGTCCATCCGGGTTCGTTCCGCCAAGGGCCCCGCCCTCAACTGGTATGAGGAATGGGTCCGTTATGAGACCCTCATGCAGCCCACGGTGGATGGCTCCCTGACCCGTCGTTTCGCCATGCTGATCATGTTCTTCACCCTGATCGTGGTGTTGGCGACCATGCTGCGTAAGGGCCGCGTGCCTGGCTCCGCGAAGGGCCCCGCCCTGCGGTTGGTCCTGATCATCTTCGGTGCCATGTTCTTCATGATGTTCACCCCGACGAAGTGGACCCACCACTTCGGTGTGTACGCCGGTATCGCCGGTGCCCTCGCCGCCCTGGGCGCGGTGGCGCTGAGCTATATCGCGCTGCGTTCCAGTCGGGCCCGCACCCTGCTGATCGGCGCGGTGCTCTTCGTCATGGCGATCTCCCTGGCCGGTATCAACGGCTGGTGGTACATCTCCAGTTTCAATGTCCCCTGGTGGGACAAGACCGTCCAGCTCAAGGGCATCGAGTCCTCCACCGTAGTGCTGTTCCTCGCCCTGCTGGTGCTGCTGGTCGGCGTGATCCAGTCCTTCGTCTCTGATGTCCGGGCCGACCGAGCCGAGGCCCGGGGTGAATCCGCGGCCTTGGCTGCTGAGGAACAGGCCAAGCGCAAGCGTTGGGTCGGAGTGGCTGCCGCCCCCGTGGCGGTGTCCACCGCATTGATCACCATCTTCTCCCTGGTCTCCCTGACCAAGGGTTTTGTGGACCAGTACCCGGCCTACTCCGTGGGCCTGGGTAACTTCCGCTCCCTGGCCGGAGACCGGTGCAGCCTGGCCTCCGATGCCATGATGGAAACCAACACCAATGATTCTTTCCTCCGGGTGGCCGATGGTTCTGACTTCGGAGAATCCCTGGAAAGTGAGGATCACCGCGGTTTCGATCCGAATGGTATCCCGCCGACCATCAATGCTGAAGGGGTGTCCGTCTCCTCGACCAGTGCGATCTCCGACTCGGTGGATTCCGATGGCGGCAGTGAGGAGGCCACCGGACAGGAGACCGGCACCACCGGTGGTGTCCGCGCCACCGAGGGTGTCAATGGTTCCACTGCCCGCCTGCCCTTCGCCCTGGATCCTGCCGAGGTCCCGGTCATGGGTTCCTGGCGCCAGGGTGCGCAGCAGCCCGCCGAACTGAGCAGTACCTGGTATGAGCTGCCCGCCGCTTCCGAGAATGCACCCCTGATCGTGGTGTCCGCCGCCGGCCGTATTGAGCACCATGACATCAATGGTGTGAAGCAGGACGGCCAGGAGCTGCTCCTGGAGTACGGCACCATGGGCACCAATGGACAGGTCAGCAACCAAGGTGAGATGGAGATGCTTGACATCGGCCCAACCCCCTCCTGGCGCAACCTGCGTCTGCCTCTGGAAAACCTGCCGGAGGAGGCGAATGTGGTGCGGATCGTCGCCGCCGACCCGAGCCTGGACCCGGATCAGTGGCTGGCCTTCACCCCGCCGCGCGTGCCGGAACTAGCTTCTCTCAATGAGGTCGTCGGTTCCGAGAAGCCGGGTCTGCTGGACTGGTCCGTCGCCCTGCAGTTCCCCTGCCAGCGCACCTTCGACCACTTCGCCGGTGTGGCCGAGATCCCGGAGTACCGGATCTCCCCGGATCATGCCGGTAAGGTCACGCTGACCCCCTTCCAGGACTACGCCGGTGGTGGTGTGATGGGCACCTCGGAGGCCGTGAACTCCTCCTATGAGCTGCCCAGCTACACCCGCAATGACTGGCACCGCGACTGGGGATCCATCGAGATCTACGAGCGCCGACAGAACTCCCAGGGTGAGGTCCCGGCTGATGCCCAGATCGACTATGAGGAGATCAACCGCTCCGGGTTCTGGGACCCGGGCGAGATGATGATCGACTAG
- a CDS encoding decaprenylphospho-beta-D-erythro-pentofuranosid-2-ulose 2-reductase: protein MLNAVGQAQNILLLGGTSEIGLAIVNEFLSRGPARVTLATRADSPRIDAAVAEVKAAGASEVKILDFDATDFDSHPAVIDEAFAHGDVDIAIVAFGTLGDQEELWQDQAKAVASAQINFTGPLSVGVLLGQRFKAQGHGTIVALSSVAGVRVRRSNFVYGAAKAGLDGFYTQLGEALHDSGAKVLVVRPGQVRTKMSASAKPAPLTVNREDVAAATFKAVIEGKDIIFVHPAFQLVTTAFNFIPRQIFRRLPI from the coding sequence ATGCTGAACGCAGTGGGCCAGGCCCAGAACATCCTGCTCCTCGGAGGTACCTCCGAGATCGGTCTCGCGATCGTCAATGAGTTCCTCTCCCGCGGCCCCGCCCGGGTCACCCTCGCCACCCGCGCCGACTCCCCGCGTATCGACGCCGCAGTGGCGGAGGTCAAGGCCGCCGGGGCCAGCGAGGTGAAGATCCTCGATTTCGACGCCACTGACTTCGATTCCCACCCGGCCGTCATCGACGAAGCCTTCGCCCACGGTGACGTGGACATCGCCATCGTCGCCTTCGGCACCCTGGGAGATCAGGAGGAGTTGTGGCAGGACCAGGCCAAGGCCGTGGCCTCAGCCCAGATCAACTTCACCGGCCCACTGTCGGTGGGAGTACTGCTGGGGCAGCGTTTCAAGGCCCAGGGACACGGCACCATCGTCGCCCTCTCATCGGTCGCCGGAGTCAGGGTGCGCCGCTCCAATTTCGTCTACGGTGCCGCCAAGGCCGGCCTCGACGGCTTCTACACCCAGCTCGGTGAGGCCCTGCATGACAGCGGCGCCAAGGTTCTGGTGGTTCGCCCCGGTCAGGTGCGCACCAAGATGTCAGCCTCCGCGAAACCCGCCCCGCTGACCGTGAACCGGGAAGATGTCGCTGCGGCCACTTTCAAGGCTGTGATTGAGGGCAAGGACATCATCTTCGTCCACCCGGCCTTCCAACTGGTCACCACCGCCTTCAACTTCATTCCCCGGCAGATCTTCCGCAGGCTGCCGATCTAG
- a CDS encoding galactan 5-O-arabinofuranosyltransferase, which yields MTTTTSTTGMPEPHPLDVPEPEQTEGYYIDQPNRKQTVLAMVAAALGGGVLTLVAWFTLNLTSLPAFSTSMVTKGLATAGTLVVLVAVALVVIFWLFDEHSANQRYDSALGKLRAVVRPKGKDAPDEGGVDKPVGLTRPRWRVILTYLVCYLSPAGLVVTTTAIPLASTKLYLDGIQVDQGFRTQFLTRMTDTWALADMNYMDIPTFYPGAWFWFGGRMANLLGLEGWEVYQPWALVSMAAAACVLVPVWQRISGSLVVATAIALFSTCLVLTMTADEPYAAIIALGVPVATVLARRAVLGDLFAAVGMVIYLAISASTYTLFTGVIALSVVAIAAVFAATSERSWLPLLRMAGIGIASVLLALIFWGPFLLEVLSGAELSGGSATHFLPQEGTEIPVPFLSPSAIGVLCLLGLIFLIIRAVDPDLRAMGVGLVIFYVWAMASMVATLAGSTLLGFRLDTIIALQLGTAGVLALADIRLVGVERLYPDRITPQVSRYITLVMVILLIFSGLKYAQDIPYKNQDEIDQAYTDTDGNGERGDRRTPDAGSYYAEINQHITSFGYQPNQTVVLTDEINFLAYNPYHGFQAFTSHYANPLGEFDRRNAALENWAEDSWDRLSDPTDFLQAMESSPWEIPDVFILRGSLEEPEKGLNYHIAEDIYPNNPNVRYQRLNFSLEPFTGPDSVWDLTQIGPFVVVTNEG from the coding sequence ATGACGACCACCACCAGCACAACCGGAATGCCGGAGCCACACCCGCTGGATGTCCCGGAACCGGAACAGACAGAGGGGTACTACATCGATCAGCCGAACCGGAAGCAGACGGTTCTGGCGATGGTGGCGGCAGCCCTGGGCGGCGGGGTGCTGACCCTGGTGGCCTGGTTCACCCTCAACCTGACCTCACTACCGGCTTTCTCCACCTCCATGGTCACCAAGGGGCTCGCCACCGCCGGCACCCTGGTGGTGCTGGTGGCCGTCGCCCTGGTGGTCATCTTCTGGCTCTTCGATGAACATTCCGCCAACCAGCGCTATGACAGTGCCCTGGGGAAGTTGCGCGCCGTGGTGCGGCCGAAGGGGAAAGATGCGCCGGATGAGGGGGGCGTCGATAAGCCGGTGGGCCTCACCCGGCCACGCTGGCGGGTGATCCTGACCTACCTGGTCTGTTATCTCTCCCCTGCGGGGCTGGTGGTCACCACCACGGCGATCCCCCTGGCCTCCACCAAGCTCTACCTGGACGGCATCCAGGTGGATCAGGGTTTCCGCACCCAGTTCCTCACCCGGATGACAGACACCTGGGCACTGGCGGACATGAACTACATGGACATTCCCACCTTCTACCCGGGGGCGTGGTTCTGGTTCGGGGGCCGCATGGCGAACCTGCTCGGCCTGGAAGGCTGGGAGGTCTACCAGCCCTGGGCACTGGTCTCCATGGCCGCTGCCGCCTGTGTGCTGGTGCCGGTATGGCAGCGCATCAGTGGTTCCCTGGTGGTGGCCACCGCCATCGCCCTCTTCAGCACCTGCCTTGTGCTGACCATGACCGCCGATGAGCCCTATGCCGCGATCATCGCCCTGGGTGTACCGGTTGCCACCGTGCTGGCACGCCGCGCCGTGCTGGGAGATCTCTTCGCCGCTGTCGGCATGGTCATCTACCTCGCCATCTCAGCTTCGACCTACACCCTTTTCACCGGTGTCATCGCCCTGTCGGTGGTAGCCATCGCGGCAGTCTTCGCCGCCACCAGTGAGCGTTCCTGGCTGCCGCTGCTGCGGATGGCCGGGATCGGCATCGCCTCAGTCCTCCTAGCCCTGATCTTCTGGGGCCCCTTCCTCCTGGAGGTACTCAGCGGCGCGGAACTCTCCGGGGGAAGTGCCACCCACTTCCTGCCGCAGGAGGGCACCGAAATACCGGTCCCCTTCCTGTCGCCCTCAGCCATCGGGGTGCTCTGTCTCCTCGGCCTGATCTTCCTGATCATCCGCGCCGTAGACCCTGATCTGAGGGCCATGGGGGTCGGTCTGGTCATCTTCTACGTGTGGGCGATGGCCTCCATGGTGGCTACCCTGGCCGGTTCCACCCTGCTCGGTTTCCGCCTGGACACCATCATCGCACTGCAGCTGGGCACCGCCGGTGTACTCGCCCTGGCAGATATCCGGCTGGTCGGGGTGGAGCGTCTCTATCCGGATCGCATCACCCCCCAGGTCTCCCGCTACATCACCCTGGTGATGGTCATCCTGCTGATCTTCAGCGGCCTGAAGTACGCCCAGGACATCCCCTACAAGAACCAGGACGAAATCGACCAGGCCTACACCGACACCGACGGCAACGGGGAACGCGGTGACCGTCGCACCCCGGATGCCGGCAGCTACTACGCCGAGATCAACCAGCACATCACGTCCTTTGGCTACCAGCCGAACCAGACCGTGGTGCTCACCGATGAAATCAACTTCCTGGCATATAACCCCTATCACGGCTTCCAGGCCTTCACCAGCCACTACGCCAACCCGCTGGGTGAGTTCGACCGCCGTAACGCCGCCCTGGAAAACTGGGCCGAGGATTCCTGGGACCGTCTTTCCGACCCCACGGACTTCCTCCAGGCAATGGAGTCCTCCCCCTGGGAAATCCCAGATGTTTTCATCCTCCGGGGTTCCCTCGAGGAACCGGAGAAGGGGCTGAACTACCACATCGCCGAGGACATCTACCCCAATAATCCCAATGTCCGTTATCAGCGCCTGAACTTCAGCCTGGAGCCTTTTACCGGCCCCGATTCAGTGTGGGATTTAACTCAGATCGGCCCCTTCGTGGTGGTGACCAATGAAGGCTGA